The genomic DNA ccattaaacatccggtgggtaggaaaaaggaaatattttcatcgatgcaagagggtgcaagaaaagatgttgaacggggatttggtgtacttcaacaacaatttggaatcatcaaacaacctgcaagaatgtggaatccagatgtgcttgcctatatcatgaaaacttgtattatcttacataatatgatagtcgaggatgagcgtctacccggtgactggccacatgtttatgaacaacgtagcaacgcagcaccggttaatatattaagaggcaatagtgacgagttttcccaaattagagctcagcaacgccgatgtgcaatgcgtaacaaagatgcacatattcgcttgcgtgatgacttgatcgaatatatatgggcagaatatgggaattaaaaattgtcgtttgtcatttcctttctattatctctttgtatgtaaacatcctcaagttttaattaaggtcgtatgtttcaaaaaagtagaaatttaattcaaatcaacggaagtaaatttaaaatccaaaaattacataataataatgctaattgttcagatactaagaaatttaaatataatatactaatactaatcactaaataggagaaataattaaggtttgaactattccgcctttgtgttaagattggtttcttttattccgaactatgtccgccctgcgaagtcggaagtactcttgttgtacaggttccattttttcaagatccatcataatgatgcgaaattcttcgtcttcagcttgcttggctatttttgcagcatgttcagcttgttttgctgcaaactctgctgctctttgttccatcttgaatcttgattgtgcttggtaatgagtattgaaattttgttgttctttaataattattcccatcaattcctcttggtgactggatttctctctccctgttttcttcaatctttttgctgcttttttccccatcttacgaagatatgtgttctctatgtctcccccatctgtgtcgttaccggtctctccttgagttgttgtttgcggtccttcatcatcttcctcgttattctcataagtgtccaaatcatgcgtcgtatcgaatacaaaagtcgatcgtcgattatatttatattttctaacacaacttggtagcactcttcgtgcttaaattttttcccatcgttgcattccttgaacctcttgttaacttcttcaagctgttaatgtttttaaaaacacttaagtacatgggcgcttattaaatattagaaaacaatggttggaaaaatcaagaatgcttaccttcttttcaggaccccatccagtatgatattcaccttcaacttctgcctcttttgccgaaaataacgccacatctttacttattccctgatatcgtttttgccaagaactccaagaccgctctggattattaggtaaatgaagttcaatatcatccttgatacgagtccacaacgtcgcctctgattgatcagctccaacactagaatcttgagatatagataaatgaattttacacattgttacatcttcgattgtcgtaaaatttggacctcgtgctactcttggtgccattgtaagcgaatccgtgaaaattttccaactgatttgaaagcagaaacaatatttcttcttattggtgtggatagtttgaagtattggtcgtgggaaaatgtcacaggatctcatgtgtatTTATAGGTGTATATATGCGAAAAAATcgaaatgtcttccaaactttccaacgttccaaattatccaacgttccattttcttcaacgttccattttcttcaacggtcgaattaccaacggtataaaaaaatttcaaaatcaatgttgtctaagaatttttttttttttttaaactcaagcttggggcgttaactatataaacgcctggcgtggggcgttaactatatcaacgccgggatggggcgttaattatatcaccgcctggcatggggcgttaattatatcaccgcctgtctggggcgttaactatataaacgcctggcgtgaggcgttaactatatcaacgcctgaatgggacgtacactttatcaacgcctggcgtggggcgttaagaatatcaacgccggactggggcgtttgtataatcttcgtctgaatggggcgttcattttattaacgcctgacgtggggcgtaaactttatcaacgtcccaacgggcgaacattttatcaacgcctgaaccgggcgtaacttatataaacgcctctttatggggcggtgactttacgtacgtttcacaacaggcgtagattatatatacgcccgatgccaaacggtgattatacctccgctccactatatatagttttggtcttggtcccagaccaaatatggtctggaatttggttttggtccagattttagtctttactccgtcccgttgcgtctcctccctggatcataattataggtttactcgtccattgcagttgctctaaggggAGGGTATCAGCAGTTGAAGTTTTTCTTAAAAAAACAAGTGTTATTCAAAACTAAAGACGTATCGACGAATTTTGTTGCAACTTATATGCTGCCTATACAAATATAAATTGTACAACAAGTTCAAACAAATACAGCAGCGAGAAGAATCAGAGTGAAAAAGGATGTTGAGGACGAACGTTCAAAACAAGCAGCATGGCGTGGTTCTAATTAGTTCCGCTGCAGATTTGACAGTAAACTTGCCCAACTTCTCTGACATCAAAACTTGCATATGCTCACCTCCAGCAGGCTTTATAATCTTCTTCACATCCACACCAATACGAGTCCAAATTCTCAGCATATCATCAGAAAAAGACCACTCACCATCCACAATCATACAGCTAAGTCTGGAAGACAATCTAGTCTTTTCAGAATTAGGAACACCTAAAGCATTAGCAATACTACCACTGTCAATCCAATTATCAAACCACAGCGAAATATTCTCACTAATTCCCACCACACAAGTAGTATTGTTATCAACTAAACCATGCACCAATCTAACTCCAGGGAGAATAGAAGAGTTATGTGTAATCCCATCTTCATTTCTCGAGTCATGAAGTAGCATCAATCGTGTATGTATGAAATGGTTGGTCAAAGAAGACAGAAGAACAAAAGTGAAAAGGCTGCTGCGAGATACGAGTTACACAACCATAGAGATCATGTCAAGAGTTCACAGAATTAAATAATCTTTGATTAACCTATGGGAAATATCATGCATTGTGTACATAGACATCTATCCGCAACTTTAAAAATTTGGTTGGCCCTTAAATCAATAAACCCAAATAAGATGATGGAAGTACCTCTTAGTACGCAGAATTGACTAAGGTAGCATTTGGTAAAGGTAACTCAATCAATCGATTATCACTAACTATTTATTAATAAGTAAATGACAAGTGTTGACTCAGATCAAGTGGTACGCTCACAAAACTCAGAACACAATGCTATTAACTTTCTCCAAATCTTTGAGTGAAATATAAGACATGAAACTAAAACCTCTGAACCAGACTCCTCAAGATTGTCGCTTATATTCAGCATCTTTGGTCTTAGTGCTTTCAACCACTAGACTCCCTAGTTTGAGTTCTACCAATTACCATCCAAGCGATATTCCGTTTCGTCTTTACCTAACCAAGATATGGATTAATATTTGACTGTGCATGATCATAATTATGCTTTACCCTAATGATGCTTCACAATATATCAGTTTATCAAGTATCCTAGAGTTACGCGATTAATTTAACAATTCTCATTTTTTAGGATATGACCAGCAGTAACATCTACAGACACCACCAAATCGTTGAACCTACCTAATTGTCAAGCAAAATGTCTTAGTAGGGAAAAAGAAGAACAGGTAAGAACAAGGACTTTGGTATATGTACTCACATAGCACCAGTAGTCCACGCAAGGTCTTGAACAACATCCAACGCCGCGTCTCTGATTGTTAACACCAAAGATTTTATGCTTCATGAGATTTTTCTGTTGTCGCCCAAAATTGCTTTTGTAACATTTGCAGCATCACCTTATATTATCACTTTATCAACATTTAATCTTGCCCGCCAATTCAGTTCCCAATTTGCAAGCTTTGGTTTCTGCAACTGAAGGATAAGTAGCATTAAAAATGGATATAATTTGTAATGATGGAGTAATGAAGCATGTAAATTCTGAAAAGTTCGCAGAAAAGGTAAATATAATCTGTGTCTCACTTTTGATCTAACATTTGGGAACCAAAATGTAAATCGACTATTAATAGCTCCACACGAATTTAAACCCTGATCGATACTGCTGTAATGACTCCAAGCATCTGTCTCAAAACAATACAGTAACACTAGCTAGTCAGACATTAAGAGTTTAAATTGAAGATTTTGGATTAGTTTGTTTCCTTCAGAAATTACATGAATGGGAAATACCTTTGATATTCTGGAACTGCAAAAGGCATGCCCTAGTCAATCACTTCATGCACGTGCAGACAAAATTGGTAAAGCTATAAGCTCTTGCTCAGAATTATAGAGTTAACTCCTAAAATTACCTGTACCTTACTGGTCCTGCTGAAGCATAAAGTAAGCCGTACCAGTCAAACAAACCATAAGAACCCATGAAAGCATGGACCCTTACAAAAAACATCACCTATAACTGATTGAAATATAGGGGAAATAGGAGGAAAGCAAACACTCCTATCAATGCCTTTTCGAATATAATGAAAAACTGTTATAATTTTAGGAAATGGAGAACTGATAACTTACTGAGCATAGATGGTAATTCATACGCCTTAagcaaatactccctccgtcccactattagttggCCTACTTTATAACTAAATTTAGTTATAAAGTAGGCCAACTAATAGTGGGATGGAGGTAGTATATTACAAGTTTTTGAGATTTCAAGTCATAACAATGTGTACAAGACGAACTGTCATCATATATTCATAATAACTGCTAGAAACCACATAACAGACTATTGTCTGACGGAGTAAGTAACTCAGCatacaagttatgtaaccatgcACAATGTCACACCCCCAAAGCTAACACATAACAATATAGATTTAAGCATAACTTTAAGTTAAAAGCAAGGTACAGTAGTGAGACGTGAAAGCGACCGAGACATTTTCAGTTCCTAAAGCTACAAATAAAATTGTAAATAATCACATTCCATATATTCCAATCAAGCGTATAACCCCCTGCAATTGTTTTTATCAGCTTCAAGTTTGAATGACAGGAATTCTATGTGACATCCCAGAAAGTAAAACCTTGTGATTGCTTTCATCCAAATAACTAATAAATGTGAATAGAATCAAAAACCTGTTTAAGCATATTAGCAATTGCAATGTCTATTCAGTCTTAAGCATAGATCTTCAAGAAATAAATAAAcagaaacaaaactcatatgaAATATAAGTAGTCTAAATAGAAAACTGAAATAGGACAAAACTAactaaaagaaagaataaaaagtatgtttacttcttcctgtagtcagcCATCCTGTCGCTAGGCTGTTATCTAAAGGGTGTATCACATCAGCACAATCAGATTCACTAATTTTAGCTTCTTTAGGAATGAGGGTTTTCAGAGAAACGATGTTCTCCACTTGAGAGCGCAGCTGATAATCCATGGAGGGGCAAAAAATATTATCGCCATCACCAATACGACGCTCTAGGTCTTCGTTCATTTTAGTTTGAAAAACACTAGAATAGGAGAGGGAGCATTCTACCACCTTGAGATGTTTCTCTTGCAAATTGTAGAGTATAAGACGTTCCCCATTAAACCAATACAATAATACCTGATCGGAGGAAGTCAATATACGTGTAGGAGGCGTAGCAGCAGAAGTGTCGAAGTAGCAACAGAGGGGAGTTGGTAGTGAACTTTCTTGATCCATAATCTGAACATCGAAAGTTTCCTCCCTGGTCCATACTTGCTTGTCCTTGTCCGTCAATATATAGATATGAACcttgtaacaacaacaacaaataccgCTCTGATAATTACAACGATGGCCGCAATGATCATTGTTGGATCTTGTTACCCTCTCAGAACGTGCAACACAAGGGTATCCTTTAAACTCCAGAAGATGATCATCTGCTAAATACTGACGCTCATCTGTCGGTGTTATCGGTGTACAATCAGCCGGGAGTCGAATGAAATGAATCTTCTTGTTGTGGAGGTCGAACGAGAGCAACATTTCACTGTAATTACTATCACTAACTTTATTCTTCGTCCTCCAAAAAAGATCACCCCCGCAAAGGGTGGATTGTCTACACAACGTACTTGAAGTTCTAGTGATCATTCGACTATGAAAAGGGGAAAAACCTGGTGGTGGTGAGATATCAAAATAACTAGTAACTAGGGTTCTCCATTTTATAGTTCCCAATGTAATGACCATGCAAAGATACTTCCTGTTGGCTTTTGAAGTAAAAACAATAACAACCTTGTACACTTGTGATactaaatcaaaaccaaaaccatgacACATGCAGATATACCCCCCAGTAGGAAGTAGATAAGAGAGGACAAGCGATTCACCCCTGTTCGGGTTAAGGACAAGTATCAAACCACGAGTATCATCAGGTTCAGTGACTAGTTTCATACAAGTTAAACCATTGCAAGAACCTACTAGTTCATATGTATCTTTAACACATACAGCTGACAGTATACTAATTTCCACAGTTTCTCGTCCTAATAAACTGAAAAAGTAAGTAAATCCCCACCTCAAGATACATTTAGTAGATTCAAGACTagaaattctttatttttgttttgattatagTGAATCACAGAAAATCTTGAATCATGAAGGGTAGAATTATACCATAACTTACAGACGCAACAACAAACTGCTAGAGTCCGAACTGGTAATCTCGTCAAAATACTTTCAATCACCAATTCTTCAGGAAGATGATAATTTGTACTACTTGCTCCTCCTCCTCTTTCCATCTCATTCTGCTGCTCTTCTTCTCCTTGATCAATTTTTAGTTGACATGATCTTTTACTTCTGGTAATGAATGCAATGAAAGAATTCAAAAGGGGGTGAGGCATATTTTTCACCGTTGCAGTActcctcttcttctcctctttgaTCAATTTTTTACAATTGCTCTTTCAACTTGTTTCCTCGTCTCCCCCACTTTTCTTTGAACCCTCGATTGGGGTTGCTGAAAGTGAAAGTAATTGGGAATGGATGagtaacaccatgtttgtttactcctgactcatctgattcttctggatctgagtcatctggatctgagtgaaatcacttgagtcatctggatctgactcaatatgtttgttttgggtcagatctgacttatctgactcaaaaatatgtgagtcaggGGTTTGGTcacatgagtcaggggtattttgttacctgactcaaatgggtccgagtcagggatTATGTCtaagtcagaggtcgagtcagatctgactcaaaatggaaaacaaacgggctaactgctgactcggcccgagtcaggGATTGACTCAGATCCAGGCGCCGAGTCAGTTGCAAACAAACAGGTTGTAAAACAAAACAAGGAATAAGCCCTTATCCGTGTATATTAGacaatgaccaaactaccctcaCTGAATTAGTTTAATCATTTTAACTACTCGATTGGATATAAGAAGTAAAAGTCGGAATCAAAGATATTTTGTTTCCTCTTTCCTCTGTgaaataatgaaaaaaataaaaacaaattttttCAACCTCTTCGTCATGGAAGAGTAACCTCTAGGCTAACCTTCTGGTGATTAAAGGGTTATGAGCTATGAGGAGCGGATCTGATGGTTTTGATTGGCATAGTGGTGATGAATTTTTAGGTTTTGGCATcttgtttttcattttatttgctTTAAATTGGATCATTTCTTCTGTTCGGGTAATTATACAAGCTGTGGTTCCAATAGACACATGTATTTGCTCGGATTTCTTCCCTTGCTTTTTTTTTGGATTGATCCTCTATTCCCCTTTCCAGGTTGTTGTGTGTATTGTTGTATTAGGTACAACAACAACAGGGGATATGAGATTTTCTTTCATCATTGTTCTTTGTTCTTAATTAGTTTGGCCCGGCTTAAAATCATCAATCTCCCTTGATTcttctccccttttaggttgtcGTCGGTATGGTAATATTAGATACCAAACAACGGGGGTCTAAAAGCTTGGTTCTTCGTTTATCCTGATTTCCTTATGCTTTGTGATTAAATTTCCTTATAAATGCGTTCATGGATTCGTGATTGATTAACTTAGTGGTTTGTACCACTGTTGCGTCTGTTGGGTGTGTGGATTTGAGTTCCGTAACACATCTTTGCCTAAAATCCCAACAGTGATTGGGTCTGGTTTAGTATTGGATGCCTctatgttgtttgaaaatagtcCCGAACTGTTGGATATGAGTAATTAGGTTCTCATGCTTCCTATTTGGTGTTTTTTGAATATTGTCTGCCAGTATGATACATGTGTGGTTAGTATCTCAAAGTAAGTAATTCAGGGCCTTTTCCCATGTTCAGGTGTATGTGCATCTGTTCATGAAATTTTTTCAAGTATTCTCCGTTAGGTGTATGTTAGAAACAAGTGTATGTGCATCTTGTTCTAAAGGAATCATGCATAATTTCCTAGTTTCTATtccaaaatttgggttttcatTGTTTCTTAGATGAGAACGGCCTCTCGCTTCTAAAGAGGAGAAGTTGATTTTTGAAGAACGTCCCTTTCATTTGTTCACTTTCATTTATAAGTTTGTGGTTTTGTAAGCAGATTAAATGATCTGTTATGTTAGAAATATTTGGTTAAACAGATTAAGTAATTTGTTTTGTCTTTTAGTAGAAAAATTTGGTTATGTCATTTACAGTGATACTCTCTTATTAAGCAGATTAAAAGATCTGTTATGTCTCTTATAGTGATGATTTTTTTAAGAAGATTAagagttttgttatgtcttttttAGATGAGAAAAAGGTTACTCAGCAGGGTGATTTCTGAATTAACATTAAAGTTCTTGTTGGTCTAAACTTCAGGAGCTCCaaggagttaaaaaaaaaaattggtaggaTTCAAGTCGTCAATTTAATAGCTCTTAGAAAATTAAGGACTAGAGTGATAGTGAATTAAGGGTACTAGCTAGTGATAAATTGGGAAAATCCAGTCAATTTATTCGGTGTGCTGCTAGTTTTTAGGGGATTGTCTATGCTTTGGCTTCCTTGAATGTTTTCCCGTTAAGTACCAATGATAGTTGGTTTTTATCCTCTATATTTTAAGTATTcttttttttacgaatttataaACTAATTTGAAGTAACTCATCACTCTATGGGCCAGTCATAAAATCACATCTAAACCTCCGCTCCTCTGACCCGATAAGATCCAAAGGTAAGATGACCTCGTCTTTTGATTTCATTCTTTCTAGTATCTCCTATCATAATCTCCTTGTCCTTTCATTCAAGTTTTTCGGCTGCATTTTGCTGGTGTTTCAATCTGAAGTGTTATTTATTGTATCAACAAACAAGAATTCACAGCAGGAATATAGGTAACAGAAGCTTGAGGGTCCCTAATTGTTTCTTGCAGATCAGGTTGTATTTCCCTCATGATTTTGACTTCaaaccattttattttagatAGTCTGTTGTTTTATATTGTGTAATTCTCTACAATTTTCCG from Papaver somniferum cultivar HN1 unplaced genomic scaffold, ASM357369v1 unplaced-scaffold_24, whole genome shotgun sequence includes the following:
- the LOC113341085 gene encoding uncharacterized protein LOC113341085 → MKLVTEPDDTRGLILVLNPNRGESLVLSYLLPTGGYICMCHGFGFDLVSQVYKVVIVFTSKANRKYLCMVITLGTIKWRTLVTSYFDISPPPGFSPFHSRMITRTSSTLCRQSTLCGGDLFWRTKNKVSDSNYSEMLLSFDLHNKKIHFIRLPADCTPITPTDERQYLADDHLLEFKGYPCVARSERVTRSNNDHCGHRCNYQSGICCCCYKVHIYILTDKDKQVWTREETFDVQIMDQESSLPTPLCCYFDTSAATPPTRILTSSDQVLLYWFNGERLILYNLQEKHLKVVECSLSYSSVFQTKMNEDLERRIGDGDNIFCPSMDYQLRSQVENIVSLKTLIPKEAKISESDCADVIHPLDNSLATGWLTTGRTGPVRYR